One region of Sphingomonas kaistensis genomic DNA includes:
- a CDS encoding type II and III secretion system protein family protein — protein sequence MAKGIMLAALGAGALLLGAAPAAAQVAAISTAEGMHAGELVVPVAKSQVLRSDRPFAKALIGNPEIADILPLNSNSLYVLGKKAGTTSLTLYDRNSNLIAVMDVAVGPDVLGLRRQLSELLPASQVGARLSNDSIVLEGIVPSGPAADRAVQLASTYAPGKVVNLLSVGSSQQVMLEVRFSEVKRSALQQIGVSTFVGSDGGKLTGAIGGGAGLVGSGPPTLAAITDSFGIISRTFRAFGTNFNLTLDALERKGAITTLAEPTLIALSGETANFLAGGEFPIPTVQGGGGGTGSDDGGSRAITVEFKPFGVSLAFTPTVLADGVINLVVAPEVSSIDPSASVIINGLRVPGLQTRRAKSVVELRDGESFAMAGLIRKDFQDTIRQVPLLGSLPIIGTLFRSSGFQREETELVIIVTPRLVRPVRPDQLKAPTDRVLPPAPADLYLLGRTDTGVGPAPEIGVNNPPPPAPPTAGGAGGMASKAAPKGPTGFEGDYGHVL from the coding sequence GTGGCTAAGGGGATCATGCTCGCGGCGCTGGGCGCCGGCGCGCTGCTGCTCGGCGCAGCGCCGGCGGCGGCGCAGGTCGCCGCGATCAGCACCGCCGAGGGGATGCACGCGGGCGAACTGGTCGTTCCGGTCGCCAAGAGCCAGGTGCTGCGGTCCGACCGGCCGTTCGCCAAGGCGCTGATCGGCAATCCCGAGATCGCCGACATCCTGCCGCTGAACAGCAATTCGCTTTACGTGCTGGGCAAGAAGGCGGGCACCACCAGCCTGACCCTCTACGACCGCAACAGCAACCTGATCGCGGTGATGGACGTCGCGGTCGGGCCCGACGTGCTGGGGCTGCGCCGCCAGCTGTCCGAACTGCTGCCCGCTTCCCAGGTCGGCGCCCGGCTGAGCAACGATTCGATCGTTCTGGAAGGCATCGTGCCAAGCGGCCCCGCCGCCGACCGCGCGGTGCAGCTCGCCAGCACCTATGCGCCGGGCAAGGTCGTCAACCTGCTGTCGGTCGGCTCCTCGCAGCAGGTGATGCTGGAAGTCCGCTTCTCCGAAGTGAAGCGTTCGGCGTTGCAGCAGATCGGCGTCAGCACCTTTGTCGGATCGGACGGCGGCAAGCTGACCGGCGCGATCGGCGGCGGCGCAGGCCTGGTCGGCAGCGGCCCGCCAACGCTGGCCGCGATCACCGACAGCTTCGGCATCATCTCCCGCACCTTCCGGGCGTTCGGGACCAACTTCAACCTCACGCTCGACGCGCTGGAGCGCAAGGGCGCGATCACCACGCTGGCCGAGCCGACGCTGATCGCGCTGTCGGGGGAAACCGCCAATTTCCTCGCGGGCGGGGAGTTTCCCATTCCCACGGTGCAGGGGGGTGGTGGCGGCACCGGGTCCGACGACGGCGGCAGCCGCGCGATCACGGTCGAATTCAAGCCGTTCGGCGTCAGCCTCGCCTTTACTCCCACGGTGCTAGCCGATGGGGTGATCAACCTGGTGGTTGCGCCGGAGGTCAGCTCGATCGATCCGTCGGCATCGGTTATCATCAACGGCCTGCGCGTGCCCGGTCTGCAGACCCGCCGCGCCAAGTCGGTGGTCGAGCTGCGCGACGGCGAAAGCTTCGCCATGGCGGGGCTGATCCGCAAGGACTTCCAGGACACCATTCGCCAGGTGCCGCTGCTGGGGTCGCTGCCGATCATCGGCACCCTGTTCCGCTCCAGCGGCTTCCAGCGCGAGGAAACCGAGCTGGTGATCATCGTCACCCCGCGGCTGGTGCGCCCGGTGCGCCCCGACCAGTTGAAGGCGCCGACCGACCGCGTCCTGCCGCCGGCTCCGGCCGACCTCTATCTCCTCGGCCGCACCGATACGGGCGTCGGCCCGG